A region from the Citrobacter koseri ATCC BAA-895 genome encodes:
- the prmA gene encoding 50S ribosomal protein L11 methyltransferase produces MPWIQLKLNTTGTNAEELSDALVETGAVSVTFQDTHDTPVFEPLPGETRLWGDTDVIGLFDAETDMKEVVAILEHHPLLGAGFAHKIEQLEDKDWEREWMDNFHPMRFGERLWICPSWRDVPDENAVNVMLDPGLAFGTGTHPTTSLCLQWLDGLDLNGKTVIDFGCGSGILAIAALKLGAAKAIGIDIDPQAIQASRDNAERNGVSERLELYLPKDQPEAMKADVVVANILAGPLRELAPLISVLPVESGLLGLSGILASQAESVCEAYTELFTLDPVVEKEEWCRITGRKK; encoded by the coding sequence ACCGGCGCGGTCTCTGTGACCTTCCAGGACACGCACGACACGCCGGTATTTGAACCGTTGCCAGGTGAAACGCGTCTGTGGGGCGATACCGACGTTATCGGCCTGTTCGATGCCGAAACCGACATGAAAGAGGTGGTGGCAATCCTTGAGCATCATCCGCTGCTGGGCGCGGGTTTCGCGCATAAGATTGAGCAACTGGAAGATAAAGACTGGGAACGCGAATGGATGGACAACTTTCACCCGATGCGCTTTGGCGAGCGTCTGTGGATTTGCCCGAGCTGGCGCGATGTACCGGATGAGAACGCCGTCAACGTCATGCTGGACCCGGGTCTGGCCTTCGGTACCGGCACGCATCCCACCACGTCCCTCTGCCTGCAATGGCTCGACGGGCTTGATCTGAACGGTAAGACGGTGATCGACTTTGGCTGCGGTTCCGGCATCCTGGCGATTGCCGCATTAAAACTGGGCGCTGCGAAAGCTATCGGGATCGATATCGATCCGCAGGCGATCCAGGCCAGCCGTGATAACGCAGAGCGCAACGGCGTATCTGAGCGTCTGGAGCTCTATCTCCCCAAAGACCAGCCAGAAGCCATGAAAGCCGATGTGGTGGTCGCTAACATCCTGGCTGGCCCATTACGTGAACTGGCCCCGTTAATCAGCGTACTGCCCGTTGAGAGCGGTTTACTGGGGCTTTCCGGCATCCTGGCCAGCCAGGCGGAAAGCGTATGCGAAGCCTATACCGAACTCTTTACGCTCGACCCGGTGGTAGAGAAAGAAGAGTGGTGCCGCATTACCGGTCGTAAAAAATAA